The genomic region CGCGGCTGACCCGGCTCGGCGTTGCCACCAAGGAGCGTCCCTGCCTCACCCTGACGGTCGACCGCCTCGACCAGGGGCGCTGACGCCCCGGGGCACGCCGCAAGGCCAGGGCCCATGGCGGGGGGCACGGTGCCTTTCGGTACCATGCCCCCGCCACGGGGTCTGGAGCGGCATATGCCTCATGGTACCGAGGGGGGATGTAACATAATGTATCATAGACCAACATTATGATTCATGGTTTGGTATTTACGTGGAGTGCAAAAGAACAAACGAACGCACTTCAGAATCGGATGGCAGATCTCTGTAGGATTCTGTAGTCCAGCGAAAATAATTATCAAGAGAAAATGGGAAAACAATCATGCAGAAGCATGAAAAAATCGATGAATTATCGAGGGTGGATCGGCCGGTTGAGCTCAGCGACGTCGAAGTGGACATGATTTCGGGTGGCCACGACGGCGGGGCGAACTGGCATCCGTTCCCGCCGCCTCACCACCACCACCACCACCATCATCACCACCATTTCCCCGTCCCTCGGGTCTATCCTGGCCACCATCACTGATTTTCGGCTCGGAGAAAGCCGGGAACGGTTTCGCCCAGGGCTCCGCAAGGGTCTGGTGCTGCCCCTTGCCCTGAGCCCGCCGGGAACGGCTCTGCCCTGGATTCCACGAGGGTCTGGTGCTGCCCCTCGCCGGGGTCCAGGGCAACACCCTTGACGAAGGGGGCGAAGGGGGCGGTTGCCTGCGAAGCGGACCCGCCCTCACTCCGCCGCGGTGGAAAAGCGCGCGGCCTGCGCGAGCTGCTCCATCAGGGCGGGGATCTCTCCGGCCGGGAGTGGCCTGCTGAACAGGTAGCCCTGCGCCTCGCCGCAGCCCTCGCGTGACAGCACCTGAAACTGCGCCTCGGTTTCCACGCCCTCGGCGGTGGTGGTCATGTCCAGCCCCGCGCACATCCCGGCCACGGCGCGCACGATGGCCTTGCTCTGGCGCGACCCTTCCAGATCGCGGGTGAAGCAGCGGTCGATCTTGACCTTGTCGAAGGGGAAGCGCTGCAGGTAGCTCAGGCTGGAATAGCCGGTGCCGAAATCGTCCATGGCGATGCGCACGCCCAGCGCCTTCAACTGGCGCAGCGTGGCCAGCGTCGCCTCGGTTTCCTGCAGCATCACCGTCTCGGTGATTTCCAGCTCCAGCCGCGCCGGGTCGAGTCCGGAGCGTTCCAGCGCGGCGGCGACGGCATCGACCAGGCCGCGGCTGGCGAACTGCACCGAGGACAGGTTCACCGCCACCTTGGGGGCGCCGGCCCAGGTCGTGGCCTCGGCACAGGCGCGCGCCAGCGCCCATTCGCCGATCGCGACGATCAGGCCGATTTCCTCGGCCAGCGGAATGAACGCGTCGGGCGGCACCAGGCCGCGCTCGGGATGGCGCCAGCGCAGCAGCGCCTCCAGCCCGCTGACCCGGCGCGAGGGGATTTCGACGATCGGCTGGTAGAACAGCTCGAACTCGCGCGCGACCATCGCCCGGCGCAGGTCGGTTTCGAGCGTGCGCCGGGTTTGCATGCGCGCATCCATGCCGGGCTCGAAGAAGCGCCAGCAGCCGCGCCCTTCCGCCTTGGCGCGATACAGCGCCATGTCCGCGCCCTTGAGCAGCGCGTCGGCGTCGGTGCCGTCCGCGGGGGCGAGCGCGATGCCGACGCTGCTGCCGATGACGAGCTGGTGGCCGTCGAGCTCGCAGGGCAGGCCGACCATCTCGATCACCCGGCGGGCCAGCGCGGTCACGTCCTGCGGTTGGTGCACATCGGCCTGGATGATGGCGAACTCGTCGCCGTCGAGCCGCGCCAGCGTGTCGGTCTCGCGCAGCTCTGCCTGCAGCCGCCGCGCGACCTCGCGCAGCAGCGCATCGCCCGCCGGGTGGCCGAGGCTGTCGTTCACGTCCTTGAAGCGGTCGAGGTCAAGGCACAGCACGCCGAAGCCGCCGCCCCGCTGCGCCCGCGCCAGCGCCTCGTCCAGCCGCTCGCGGAACAGCAGCCGGTTGGGCAGGCCGGTGAGGGCGTCGTGGCGCGCGAGATGCGCGATCCGGGCTTCCGTGGCGCGCCGCTCGGTGACGTCGATGACGACGCCGACCGAGCGCAGCGGGCGTCCCGCGGCATCGTACTCGTAGCGGGCGCGGATCTCGGCGTGGCGCACCATGTCGTCGGGCCGGTGGTGGAAGCGGTATTGCAGATCGATCTCGGGCTGGCACCGGGCGACGGCCTCGCCGATCTGCCGGCGCACCCGCGCCTGGTCCTCGGGCAGGATCCGGACCAGCAAGTCCTCCATGGAGAGCGGGGCCTCGTCCGGTGGCAGGCCGAACAGGACCCGGGTCTCCGGCCCGCACTGGATCTCGCCGCTCAGCAGGTCGCGGCTGAAACTGCCGATATGGCCGATCTCCATGCCCAGGCGCAGCAGCGCCTCGCTGGCGCGCAGCCGCTCCGCCGCCGCCCGGCTTTCGGTGATGTCCTGCACGATGGCGAGATGGCGCAGCGGCCCGCCCTGCGCGTCGCGGGCGGAGACGGCGATGCTCAGCCGTGTCCAGATCTCCGTGCCGTCCGGGCGCAGGTGGCGCAGCTCGGTTTCCCATTTGCCGCCGCTGCCGGCCGCTTCCTGCCAGAGCGCGGCGGTGCGGGGCCAGTCCTCCGGATGCATGACATCGATCGGGGTGAGGCCGCCGAGCAGGTCCGTTTCCGTCCGCCCGGTCATCTCGCAATACCGGTGATTGACCCGCACGAAGGGCCCGGCGAACCCTTCCACTTCCGCCACCCCCGCCATGCCGTTCTCGAACACGGCGCTGAGCGCCGCGTCGCGCTCGGCCAGCGTCCGGGCGGCCCGCTCGCGTTCTTCCGAGCGGGCGAGCTTCGCCTCGGCCTCGGTCCGCGCGGCCTGCAGGGCCCGGCGCTGCCGGTCCTTGCGGTTGATGAGCAGGATGCCGCCGAGGATCAGCGCGTCGGTCAGCAGCACGCCCAGGCCGATGCGCCGCACTTCCTGCCGCCAGGGGGCCAGGACCTCGCTGGTCGCGCGGGTCGCGATCATCACCAGCGGATAAGCCTTGAGTACCCGCAGGCCCATGATCCGGTCCGTCTCGTCCACCGGGCTGCGGGCCCGCAGCGTGCCGCTTCCGTCCGCGGCGGTGACCTGCCGGAACGTGGCGCTGAGGGGGGTGGTGACGCCGATGAACGACTCATTGCGTGGATGGCGCACCAGCAGCGCGCCGTCGCTGTGATTGAGCGCGATCGAGCTGTACGTGCCCAGGTTCAGCCGGGCGAAGAAATCCTCGAAATAGGCAAGGTCGATGGAGGCGCCGATGATGCCGAGGAAGCGTCCGTCCGGGGCGGTGAGTCGGCGGGCGAAGAAGATGTTCCAGTGCCCGTTCATCTGGCTGCGCAGGGCGCTGCTGAGTACGCTGTCGCGGCCGGGATCCGTGCGCAGCAGCTCGAAATAATCCTTTCCGGCCACGCTGACCTCTGGCGTCGGCCATGCGCCGGGGGTGGAGGTGACGATCACCTGCCCATTGGCGTCCGCGAGGAACAGGCGTTGCACCCGTGGCAGGGCCATGGTCCGCGCATGCAGGGCATCGTGCACCTCGCGGGAGGCGAAACGTTCGCGCAACTGCCCTGTCGTGTCGATGGATTCGGAACCGACCCATTGCACGACCCCGGCCTGCAGCAGGGCGACCGCACGGAAACTGTCCTCGACCCAGTTGGCCAGCACCAGGGACAGGTTCCGCAGCTCGCGCTCGGCCTCCTGCAGGTCGGCTTCCCGATGTTGTGCGAGGTAGCCCGCCGCACCGAGGGTGAGAGCAAGGCCCAGCCCGGCGCCGGCGAAGCCGCGCCAGAACCCCGGCCGCCCACCTGCCAACCGGACCGATGCGCCCTGATCCGGGTGCAAGGTCGCAGCCAGCTTCTCCCGGCATGCGATGCGCGCATGATCCAGGCGCCTCCGGGCGAGGGCAATGCCGTCCTTTAGCAACAAATGCATGTATAGGATTGCAAGAAGCGCCTTGCCTCTGCTGGTGACAAATGATCTGCCAGTTCTGATAGCATTGCATCACAACAAAAACAACCAAAGACACAAGAGTGTGCGCTTCCACACATGGTGATTGGTCAAATCTTCCGGGAAGCCATGAAAAAGATACGGAGAATTATTTGAAATATATGATGCAAAATAGAAATAATTAACCACCCTTTCCTGCAAGGAAAGGGGGCCTGGTGCCCTGTCCCTGGCGTCATGCGCGCGAACGCATGGGCACCGCACCGCCACGCGCGCCGGCATTTCCATGTCCGCAGGGCGCTCGGGATATGGCCGCTTTACGGGGCTTTCATTGCGATTGGCTCAGGCGTGTTATTGATGATCGGGCGGATCAAAATGCTGTCCGACCTGATCTGGCTGCTGACATTCACGCACAACGGGCAACGTTTTCTCCGTGCCCGTCTGCGGTATGCATGGCCAGGCCCGGGGCCCCGAACCCGGCAATGGGTTCCAAGGGCGAAGCCCTTGGTGGAGGTCCAGGGGGCAAAGCCCCCTGGTCGGGTGCGGGGCAACGCCCCGCGACACGGCGTATCCTCAGCCCTTGCCGGATGTGCGGGCCAGGTTGACCGCGACGAAGGCGGTGTGGCCGTCGCGCAGGATGCGCAATGCCACCTTCTGCTCCTGCCCTGTCGTGGCCGAGCGGATCGCCGCGGCGGCGTCTTCCGGAGACCTGATCTGATGGCCGCCGACGCCAAGCAGCACGTCGCCCTCGCGCAGGCCGGCCTGGGCGGCGGGCGAGTCCGGCTGCACCTCGACCACTACCGCCCCCTGGGTGCGTGTCGGCAGTTCCAGTTGGCCGCGCAGTTGCGGCGTGAGCGGGGCCAGGGCCACGCCGAGCCCCTGCCGTTCCGGCTTGCCGGCGTCCGGGGCAGGCTGGTTGTGGTCGTGCAGCGTGGCAAGGGTGGCGCTGAGGCTCTGCGGAGTGCCGTCGCGGATGATGTCAAGCCTGGTCGTGCTGCCCGGCGGGAGGGCGGCGATGTCGATGGCAAGGTCGCGCGGCGTGGCGACCGACCGGCCGTCGACGGCCTGCACCACGTCGCCCGGCTGCAGCCCGGCCTTGGCCGCGGGCGAGTCCGGCTCCA from Rhodovastum atsumiense harbors:
- a CDS encoding bifunctional diguanylate cyclase/phosphodiesterase; this encodes MHLLLKDGIALARRRLDHARIACREKLAATLHPDQGASVRLAGGRPGFWRGFAGAGLGLALTLGAAGYLAQHREADLQEAERELRNLSLVLANWVEDSFRAVALLQAGVVQWVGSESIDTTGQLRERFASREVHDALHARTMALPRVQRLFLADANGQVIVTSTPGAWPTPEVSVAGKDYFELLRTDPGRDSVLSSALRSQMNGHWNIFFARRLTAPDGRFLGIIGASIDLAYFEDFFARLNLGTYSSIALNHSDGALLVRHPRNESFIGVTTPLSATFRQVTAADGSGTLRARSPVDETDRIMGLRVLKAYPLVMIATRATSEVLAPWRQEVRRIGLGVLLTDALILGGILLINRKDRQRRALQAARTEAEAKLARSEERERAARTLAERDAALSAVFENGMAGVAEVEGFAGPFVRVNHRYCEMTGRTETDLLGGLTPIDVMHPEDWPRTAALWQEAAGSGGKWETELRHLRPDGTEIWTRLSIAVSARDAQGGPLRHLAIVQDITESRAAAERLRASEALLRLGMEIGHIGSFSRDLLSGEIQCGPETRVLFGLPPDEAPLSMEDLLVRILPEDQARVRRQIGEAVARCQPEIDLQYRFHHRPDDMVRHAEIRARYEYDAAGRPLRSVGVVIDVTERRATEARIAHLARHDALTGLPNRLLFRERLDEALARAQRGGGFGVLCLDLDRFKDVNDSLGHPAGDALLREVARRLQAELRETDTLARLDGDEFAIIQADVHQPQDVTALARRVIEMVGLPCELDGHQLVIGSSVGIALAPADGTDADALLKGADMALYRAKAEGRGCWRFFEPGMDARMQTRRTLETDLRRAMVAREFELFYQPIVEIPSRRVSGLEALLRWRHPERGLVPPDAFIPLAEEIGLIVAIGEWALARACAEATTWAGAPKVAVNLSSVQFASRGLVDAVAAALERSGLDPARLELEITETVMLQETEATLATLRQLKALGVRIAMDDFGTGYSSLSYLQRFPFDKVKIDRCFTRDLEGSRQSKAIVRAVAGMCAGLDMTTTAEGVETEAQFQVLSREGCGEAQGYLFSRPLPAGEIPALMEQLAQAARFSTAAE